In Micromonospora sp. WMMA1363, a genomic segment contains:
- a CDS encoding ISKra4 family transposase produces the protein MVDFLSGEHAAGMTHAELEERLHTDGMRLLCQLLQDSLDLRASREERLDEVTDADSHLRGWAERGRQRTLATRFGEVVVTRIAYRARARADLNPADAVLNLPVEKHSHGLRRLAAAEAARGSFTDAAAAIERATTVRIGKRQVEALAAAAAIDVDAFYTAHAPDWSADDDVLALSFDAKGVVMRPDGLRAGTAKAAVSQKLAGRRSKGEKRNRKRMCEVAAVFDVTGKPRTIADILPEDPEAAQTATPAPVTSGKWLHASVTDDAAAVIAAGFAEADRRDPDHARTWIALVDGNTHQIDRIHAEAKTRKITLPVVVDFIHVIEYLWKATWCFHPEGDPNAERWVRAQARQVLAGRAGIVAAAIRRKATYHGLDPGKRKPADVAAAYLLAKKPYLDYPTALANGWPIATGVIEGACRHLVKDRMDVTGARWGLDGAEAILKLRTLISNGDFDQYWTWHLAQEQQRIHNSRYLGGAIPQ, from the coding sequence ATGGTGGACTTCCTGTCCGGTGAGCATGCGGCGGGGATGACTCACGCCGAACTGGAGGAGCGGCTGCATACCGATGGCATGCGGTTGCTGTGTCAGTTGTTGCAGGACAGTCTGGATCTTCGTGCCAGTCGGGAGGAACGGCTCGACGAGGTGACCGACGCCGATAGCCATCTGCGGGGGTGGGCCGAGCGGGGGCGGCAGCGGACGCTGGCCACCCGGTTCGGTGAGGTGGTGGTGACGCGTATCGCCTACCGGGCGCGGGCGCGGGCCGATCTGAACCCGGCGGACGCGGTGTTGAACCTGCCCGTGGAGAAGCACTCGCATGGACTGCGCCGGTTGGCCGCGGCCGAGGCGGCCCGCGGCTCGTTCACCGACGCGGCGGCCGCGATTGAGCGGGCCACCACGGTGCGTATCGGGAAACGGCAGGTCGAGGCGTTGGCCGCCGCAGCGGCGATAGATGTGGATGCCTTCTACACCGCCCACGCCCCGGACTGGTCGGCCGATGATGATGTGCTGGCGTTGTCCTTCGACGCCAAAGGGGTGGTGATGCGCCCCGACGGGCTCCGCGCGGGCACCGCCAAGGCCGCGGTCAGCCAGAAACTGGCCGGCCGCCGGTCCAAGGGCGAGAAACGCAACCGCAAGCGGATGTGCGAGGTCGCCGCGGTCTTCGACGTGACCGGCAAGCCGCGCACCATCGCCGACATCCTGCCCGAGGACCCCGAAGCGGCCCAAACTGCTACCCCGGCGCCGGTCACCTCCGGCAAGTGGCTGCACGCCAGCGTGACCGACGACGCCGCGGCGGTGATCGCCGCCGGGTTCGCCGAGGCCGACCGCCGCGACCCCGACCACGCTCGGACCTGGATCGCCCTGGTCGACGGCAACACCCACCAGATCGACCGGATCCACGCCGAGGCCAAAACCCGCAAGATCACCTTGCCGGTTGTTGTGGACTTCATCCACGTCATCGAGTACCTCTGGAAGGCCACCTGGTGTTTCCACCCGGAGGGCGACCCGAACGCCGAACGGTGGGTCCGCGCCCAGGCCCGGCAGGTGTTGGCCGGACGGGCCGGCATAGTCGCCGCAGCCATCCGACGCAAGGCCACCTACCACGGCCTGGACCCCGGCAAACGCAAACCCGCCGATGTCGCCGCCGCCTACCTGCTGGCCAAAAAACCGTACCTGGACTACCCGACCGCGCTGGCCAACGGGTGGCCGATCGCCACCGGGGTGATCGAAGGCGCCTGCCGCCACCTGGTCAAAGATCGTATGGACGTCACCGGCGCTCGCTGGGGCCTCGACGGCGCCGAAGCAATCCTCAAACTCCGCACCCTGATCAGCAACGGCGACTTCGACCAGTACTGGACCTGGCACCTGGCCCAGGAACAACAACGCATCCACAACAGCCGCTACCTCGGCGGTGCCATCCCACAATAG